The window TTTAAGACTATATATCTATTTGATTGGGAGTGCCTCcatattcatattcttttttatatttttgtattgCTGGAGAAACAAAGCTGGTCCATTTGAGatgcttttatcttttaatttttctgttgttgttgttgttattattattattattattattattattgagaCTGCCTCAATGTTCATATTTTCtgttttgatttttgaaatCCTAATTGCAGAACTTAAAGATAAACAAAGAGAGACTTCGTACCTAAATCATACCGCCAACAAACTTAATAAAACTGAACTTTCAACTAGGCTAAGCAATTAAAAGTACGTAAAATTAGCCACGTAATTAAAGAAATCAAGGTGATCCGGGTTTGTAAgagcataaaaaaaaaaaaagtaagaaattgAATGAAAAGTTTGTGTTGGAAAGTAGAGGAATAAcctatttttagaaaaaagataaactatagaaataactttatacaaattaattaattaattaattaattattagaagTAATGGTTATTTTTTAAGAACAGCATTATAATTTGTCCCCGACATCAACTGGAATGTAAgaaggttaaaagaaaaaagatcttTCGACTAGcccttttcatttatttattttacaatcaCCATCAAAATAGttaagcaaaaataaaaatgtttagAATCCAgttgtttatgttattattattatttattattttttttttaaagaatttgGCTAAAAcgtttttagtaaaaaaatgaaaagaacttaatcttattattgttgttattaggTACATGGTAATGTTTTTCTTAGCAATTTGTTTGAATAAATTTCATGGAGTAATTGAACATCTTTTAGGTAAAGTTAAAAGGTAAACAAAAGCTTTGTCCCTAAACTCAAATCATGATAATTTCTTTAATAGTTTCAAACATATTTCAACTGTTAACACTAATAGTAAAAGGAACTGTGTACTAAAAACACTAAATGATAATGATAATTAATGTCTTCATCTAATTTTTTAACTTTACACATTTGGGTTACCCTATGTTtgataattaattgattttttctACGAATGAATTTGGACATGATGATATATATCAAGATCCAAAAAAATATAAGATAAGGTAGGTAATAATATAATCCTAACTTATATagattaagaaaagaaagaatctTATCTCATCTTTGGAGGAAATTGGATAAGCTACATTTTGATCCTCTTGCAAAGCATCGTAGTTTGGGCTAATTTGGTATCGGAGATCTAAAACTTATCGATTTTGACATAAGAGCTATTTTCCTTTGTTTTACATGTTCTTTCTTctctaaattataaatttattgttACTGACACAAGAAGTCGTATATTCCCTTCATTGAATTTTGGCatcaacaattttaaaaattttaaccTAGCTTCCTTTATAGTATAATATGAGGTAATTATAATGGTTGGTAATTTCAAGGATAATAAATAAggatataataatatttttaaaaagttacaaaaaaatataacaaagagaTTCTTAATGATAGACTGTTATTTGTATTAGAGacttctattattgatagactctcatatatttttttatatttacaatttttttattccATATTCTTACCCTAAATAAATacagaaaaacaaaatataattatgttttTGTACTTTGTTGTCTACATTTTTTACatgttttaaaactaaaaatatcaATGGGTTAtcattttggttttttctttttttttttttttttttttttagttctctttttaagttatattttcttaaaactatttttttaagtAAGTTCTAAGGTAAATttcaataaacaaaataaagttttaaaagagaatttttaaattttaaattttaaattttttgtttggtttttaaaaGTAGGCAGGAAATAGCTTGgtcttttttaaattataaaaccaaaaccaaaatatTTGTTGAATGAAAATGTAGATTTTGAAACTTGTTTTTATATTCGCTAATTAATTCAGTTGCCCTCCACGTTATACTATTTTAGTTAAAACAGAAATTTAAAGCAAAGATTAATTAAGCACATAATTAAAATGGAAACATAATCGACATAATCTTTTTCCCAAAAGTGAGAGTTTAAAAGTGGGTTGGAGGTTCTAATTGCTATACTACAAAGGAAGGGGCCACCTCTTTTAGTCTTCTATTattcttaaaacaaaacaacaaaatacCAAGAACGTTGAACACCAGAGAACCATCAGTAAGGAAATCAATTATATCTTACAAGAATCTACCAGAAAAGGCAAACATGAAcgcaaaagaaaagaatttaatgaagtgaaaaataaaaagataaatgGTTGCCTGGGCAAAGACAAAAGTCTTGTTGTGCTATGCTTCAAAGTACAATGaaacaaggtaaagaacttagATAACAATCTTCCATGGGATTTTATCTCCTTACTTTCAAACCAATCTCTTTCCTTTGATTTTATTCCCTGATCTCTTCTCATTCTCATTCTCACTATGGAATAAACTCATACTGGCAAGACCCATGGCCTGCACCAAAATATTTCCCTTTTAACAACTTGCCTTTGTCCTCCAAATTTGTTAAATGTTTACTCACGAGAGATGAAAatcacaatttaaaaaaaattgtgttaaCAAACAAGcccaattaaaaaaaaaaaaaaaaaaaaccctaaatgattatcaaaggagacgtaaataaataaataatctcAAGGTTACATAtatgtcctttttttttttttttttttgtcacaaTAAGCATATATTTGTGCAATACCAACCAAAAAGAATTTTAGAGGATCATTATCTTATGATTTGGAGGCGTGAGAAAAAGATGGATCGTCTCCGTTAACTACTTCTTTTCATCTACTTTTTAGAAACAACTAATTTTCAGTTCAATAATAAATGAGGATGAGGCTAGGGAATAATTCATCTTGAAATAAATGGAAATGAGGACAAGATTTTCAGAATTTCATGTTTTAtgatgttttattttctatttttgcgACTTGCTAACTGAATAATAGCAATACATTAGGCTAATAAAGGTTCCCCAGAACAATGTTTGAGGCACTCGAGGTGATAAAGGATCAGAGTGGTTCTTTTGCCATAAAGCTTgctttcttattattttatttgagaATCAACATTGTTAATTGAAAAAATGAAGGAAATTGCATGATTCTCTCTATTTCTTGACAGACATCAAGTCTTATTAGCCTTTGAATCTTTTTATAATGTTCTTTAACCTCTTTTCTCTCGACTAAATAAGTATCACACAACATGCTGCTTCATGGCATGCACATGGGTTCAAAGTATTGTCTCAATAATGTAAGAAAAAGACAAATGCATGCAATGATGGCAAATCCCTTTGGAGCATTTTCTAGATAGTATAATCCAAAAGAAACAGCAGTTGGGTAACTTTTGCAAGAAAGGAAGAGAATCATAAATTAGATAAGGTAGACAGTAAAATGTAGCTTACTAGGATCAAGCTCTGTAATGATGGCAGCTCCTTTGAAGAAACAGGATCCACCTTGGTGCTTGAAACTCTGAAAATAGTTATTGAAGGCAAATGAAGCATGGTCTTTCACTGTATTTGGGTTAAAACAAGGTTGGTTTGGTTGGATACTGCTGCAGTTAGCACCTCCCTTTCCACATGCCCAATCCAAAGCCATTTGTAATTCATCATCTGGGATCTGCTCATCTGCTACACACCATTGCTCAAACTCCCCACCTAGACATTTGAACAAACACTTGGTGGCCATATTCCCATAAATAAGTAATTTGGATTTGAAAAACTGGGAAACAAACTTCTCTGATGCCCCCCCATCCATTGATTGTGAAAAGAAAAGTTCATTAATTGGAACTAAGCAATTATTGACCAGAAATTTCAAATGGATATTGGTTGTTACCTGTGTTTTGGTGAATTGTTGACAGTAACAGCAGAATGAGAAGTGTTTTAGTCAACAGAGCAACCATGGCAGAGAAAGAGAACAAGACAGAGATCTATCTAAGTATAGAAAGTATAATGGCCACGAAATAGTGAGTTTTTAGACGCATCTGTCGACGAGCTAGCGCATGGGATAATGTTTCAACTTATTGGATTTCATTACaattaattaagtaaaataATTGACTCCATATGAATATGAATTTGCTTCTAAGTAGGATTATGATAGGGCTATATGTATCTTAAATAGTTATTGTCATCGTGATTTGTAAGTGAAAACAAAATCCAAAAGAAATGCTTACGAACCTAAAGAAAGGACAGATAAAAATGTATATAATATTTGCGAAATAAAGATTAGCAAATGGCATTGTTAGAATAAAATTTACCTCCAAAGATGAGGGGGAGACTTTTAGTTTGACGCTCACAAAAACATGGTCCATTCACCACCTTGATGCGAAGTATTCTTTCTTACATGGAGATTCGAAAATAAACCGTATATATGCATCAACCCATGAGTTATTTATCGGAAGCGTATGATGAACACCCAAATAAACATCACCAAGTAGAATATGCAAGAGGAAATAAAACTTATTGGAAGACTTTTTGTGTGTATTCTACTTACACTTGGATGATGTAGATTACAACATTTGAATCCTAGTTATAGGATTATCATGAGCATAAcctatattataattaaatacaACAATTTAAATCCTACATTTAACTAATGTGAAACTCTATtaaattaactctaacattttAACTCTCACATCCTTTAATTTCTCaactctcataaattaattcaaatataacttacctgtttaattttcaacatccTCTCTTAAACATGTTTTCTGAAAAACTCCTAGCAAAGTTTTTAACTTGTTAAACACATTAACTTTGATTAGTGGCTTCGTGAAAATATCTGCAATTTGGTCTTCAGTTTTCACTTATTCAACTTGAACCTCCTTCCTTGAAATGCAATCTCTGATGAAGTGAAATCTTGTATCAATGTGTTTGCTATGATCATGGAACATAAAATTCTTTGCTAGAGCAATTGTTGACTTATTGTCTATATGGATCACCTTTCAAAATTCTAACTATCTTTAACAAATTTCTTAACCAAACTGCATGACAGACACTTGAAGCTGCAGCAACTTATTCTGCCTCACAGGTGGATAATGTCACAATAGGTTGCTTTTTAGAACTCCAAGTAAATGCAGTATTACCAACGAAGAAAACATACCCACTAGTGCTCTTTCGATCATTAGTATCTCCAACCCAGTCACTATCACAATAACCTTCAAGCTTAAATTCTTTAGATGAAGAATAAAATAACCCATAGTCAAGCATACCTTTGAAATAACGAAGAATTCTCGGTCACTTTCAAATGAGTAGTTGTAGGAGATTCCATAAATCGACTCACCAATCCAATGCTGAAAAGAATATCGGGTTGCATGCAAGTtaaattgtaacgacccaactccttataccaAGCCaaggtcattactaattaaaagataaataaaatttcttaaattaaaaatcgaaaataaaacaaaacctcaaataactcattaaaatcataaacaaatgtaggtagaaataaatttaaataaaatcctaactcgaaccctatctagttttaaaaggaGAAAGTTAATGAAAACAAATACATAAATACTGAAATTTGAACAAATAACATAAGGCAGAAGCAAAAGTGTTTCATATGGCTcgccacagtcacttcttgtcatttgtCAGCTTCCCTCTgtccttacctctacctctgcctgtaaAATTAAACGAGAAAGAgagagtataaaaatatactcagtcagggacctactactagtcccgctaggtacctgttaacttcctattatagtcctataaagtggtacccctaaactggcatgATCCCGAACACGTGCGATCTGTGATGCCGTAGGAATATCTTTGGTTTTCAATGAACCCAAAGGAatacctaggacaaactggtctctAGTATACCCGGGGGAAATACTGAGACAATCAGGTTGTGACTGACCccatcgaatcactcataatcatgtctatgtcatactggACTAGTGATCACGTCGGACTacatagtcataaaaaggtggtgatctcgaggaACACctatgtgggtacgactctaatagataaagataacaatacaccctatccatagcataaacatatcatcacatcatcataaacatgacataagTATCAATTATAGCATTCGTATTCAAATATtatcatcataaacatatctCAAATGAatctatcagtcatcataaTCATGTAATAATCCTGACTACCAATCACCATACACATGATCAAAGCATAATGGAAGGATTTCATGCAAGCTCTCACTTCAATACGAAGgcctagtaggagaatctcttacctcgagattagctTAACAAAATTACCCTAACATTCATGGTCAAGCTTCTCAAGagaaaatcctaaacaataagggtaaataactaagtttaataatttaactCGCAATTgattaaggatccaaaaatctaGTTGGTTTAACTTACCTAAAATCAAGGTCAAATTCGATTTacacttagttggacaaattccAAACTGAGCTTTTAGTTAAATCTaaccaatttaatccaacattaaattatttagggtccaaaattaatctttgttgggaactaaccaaaactcaatcaaacttaccaaaaataggtgaaaaGGACAAAAAATAGGCTAGGTGGCTCAAATGGCTTGGTCAAAGGGGGCTCGACTTGACTGGAGGTAGAAAACGACTTGCAGATGCAGGGGCGGCTCGGATAAGGATCGGCTCGGCGACTGGAGAAGTGGCTCGCACACACGCGCACAACTGGGACGAGACGCGACTGGGAGATGGTTTGGCGCGAAGACACACGTGGCTTGCGACTGACGGATCGACGGCACGTGTGACGCGTGAATCACAACTTCACGTGCACGACTTGCAGAAACAGTCGGCTAACAGCGACGACTAACAAAATGTAAACGGCGATGATGGAGGAGATCAGACAAAAATGGCTTACAGACGGCGGTGACACTCGGCCCGAATCTGCAGCTGAAAGGCTCGGGAATGGTAGATCGGCTCGGTGGTCGACGGGTTGCGATGGAGTAGCAGCAGCGGCGATGATGATCGGCTTGGCTGGCAACGGAGGTGGAGGTGGAGACGGTGACGGTGGCGGCGAACTTGGGAGGCTAGGGTTTGCTTAGTGAGACTAGGTTTTTTTTAGGAATGAGATGACACAACTCCCcatatcatatttaaatataataataataataataataatattattattattattattattattattttatttttaactacttattctttttcctttccttctttTCCCAAATAAGCTAACTATATCTTCTCTCACTATATTTAAAACTCATCAAATCCCcttttaaaatcaaatattctcCCTCTCTCCAAACACAACTTTTTCTCCAAAAACAAACTACcaaacttaaataattatattattttcataatacaattattttaactttaaacccaaataattatatattcctaaatattattattcaaaattctctaaaaaataacgtatacccttaaataattatattgtcctcataatataattttttgaacttcacaatcaattaattttacaatcaaatatataattaatcaaatttccacaaatacaacaattggatatttttccaaaatatctaatacattttaatttgtacaaatcaaatatttcaacacttaaataacacccaaaaatttaaaatcaaacttaagataattacgaataaattaccttaaatttggggcgttacacaaatatctcaaactgtaacgacccaacccTTTATACTAaactgaggtcattactaaaaagaaacagtaACAACAGACACATTCTTGAAaagagggaagactaaattttcgtTAAAAACAGAATGATGAAACACTAATACATAAACGCGGATGCAAAAATGAGTCTCCATATGGCATCACGGATACTTCTCTGTCGCTTGccaactttcctctacctttacctttgcctgaaatattaaacatagaaagagtgagtataaacatatactcagtaagggacccgctaggtgtctgtaaactttccattagagtcctgtaaagaagtacccctaaactggcacgtttctaaacacgtgcaatctgtgatcccgtaggaacaaatctagtcttcggtgaaccctaaggaacacctaggacaatctggtctttagtatacccgaaggaaacactaaaaCAATCGGactgcgagtgatcccgtcgaatcactcgaatcatgtctatgtcaatgtcaatgccaCACTGGTGGTCCCGTctgactacgcagtcctaaaaaggtggtgatctagAAAGACACCCATACatgtacgactctaatagacaaagttaacagaataccatattcatagcatgtagcataacataacatcatatcatggcatgagtattaatcttaacgtccttaatcatgtgattgatatatcatgcatcaacataaacatcaatcatcatcatcaatcaatataatgaattatgcattttagctaccatcaatgcataatcataattacatgcggtctcttaaattcagttcgaaggtttAGTTGGAGAATCTCTTatctggagattttagccaaacaaagtgaTAACAGTAAAAAatctccaattaatttgatcctaatcacAAAAGgaaaaactcagtatcttaattaatgaaattgggttgaaaccaattcaaccttgattggaaaaaaatccaagatttaaatcttaaaaaattagtCAATTTGAACCTTTAAAAAACCCCAAAAaggtataaaattaaattaataaattattaatttcatTACCTTAGCTTACCAAGGCTATCCAAATGGAAGTTGataaattctcttatccttgatggaaaaattcactcactttaaatcctcaagcttccaaagagaccaatcttaactcaAACTAGTGAGACGGCGACAGCAGACggttatcttagagaaaacgatgaagaaccttttttttgtttttcctttactttctaacttaagcattccaatgttatttatagacccaaataataacaataatttttattattattattttatttttcttttatgagatatatatatatataatactaaaatatacatatatatttattcaataattataattatattccgtcatataattaactttacttttccatattaattatttatacaaaaccaaataattaatatcatattccaccaaaaattcaaattattaatttaatatatatccatatatatatactcaattaaatccaattcaaccaaaattaacttttccctccaaaatctcaaattaacttaaatactcaattcttttaatcaatcaaatcttttccaataaatcacttataacttccaacatgaattatctttctctaaactaattaattatcttcaacaataattaattattatttatctttctccaaaataattaattatcttctacaataattaattataatttatctttctccaaaataattaattatcttccacaatagttaattattatttatctttctccaaagtaattaattatcttccacaattatcaattattatttatctttctccaaagtaattatccttttacaaataattatattttcccaaaatataattattttactttttttcccttactaaatattctttctccaaaatacaattatcttttccttaaataattatatttcaataaatatattttcctttcacataataattatatatatatatctgcatatacatataattattaaatctccaacaaactttccactctacaatttaattaaataacatccataattatttaatttaaattcaacttcaacaacactaaaaatccacaactttacttaattctcttaacctaacatttaatcaaaaactcaacaaacaccacatgtcaaaacctctagttaattaaatattcatccaacaaatatttaatcaaataattattaactccaaaattatcttaatttttgggtgTTACAGTCTTCCCTCCTTTAAGAAACTTTCGCTCGAAAGTACTAATCTTcgaacaacttgggatactgggttctcatgtcttaattaataacaatttctaccaaactccataatctttaattaaatttacacacccatgtatatatatttaattaatccaacacaaaacaccaaatacattccttaacttccaattccacttaatgtaatacccataataagttccttaaatttatgggtTGTTACACAAACTCCCAActaaacttttgaaatatgaagGATCAACATCATCTCCTTCTTCATATTTGGACAGTTTGGTCCCAATTTCAGTAACAGTTGTGACATGCTTAGAATTGATCATTGAACTTCACTAGAATTTCTCTAGCGTATCTTCTTGAGAGATGAAAATACCTTCTCTGACTGCTTCACCTTAATGCCAAGATAATATGACATCAGTCCTATATTtgtcatttcaaattcttgggTCATCCCCTTCTTGAGATCTTCAAACATACTTGCACAATTTCATGTAAAAATTAAGTCATCCATTTaccactactagaaaaagatcctttcttgacggttgattttttcttttcttgacggtttcttgaaaaaccgtcaagaaaggggcgGTTTAATGAAAAAAACCGTCAAAAATTTTGATTAAAGGGCGGAAGGGAGGCAATTtacagaattcttgacggttttgaaacgtcaagtaatatgtaattctttcttgacgttttgaaatcgtcaagttttt is drawn from Cucumis melo cultivar AY chromosome 11, USDA_Cmelo_AY_1.0, whole genome shotgun sequence and contains these coding sequences:
- the LOC103502123 gene encoding glucan endo-1,3-beta-glucosidase 12, which gives rise to MVALLTKTLLILLLLSTIHQNTGGEFEQWCVADEQIPDDELQMALDWACGKGGANCSSIQPNQPCFNPNTVKDHASFAFNNYFQSFKHQGGSCFFKGAAIITELDPSHGSCQYEFIP